Proteins encoded within one genomic window of Vulgatibacter sp.:
- a CDS encoding LysR family transcriptional regulator, with amino-acid sequence METIADRIQQAIAFLAVVEEGSFTAAAARLGSSKAQVSKQVSALEAGLGAQLLFRSTRSLSLTETGRLYLDYCRQLRDTAQAAEQAVAASRHEVAGILRLSAAPTFAGAFLLDLVHAFRRLYPGISFELDLSRRRKDLAREGIDFGFRSGHNVDEDLVARPIGQMRDVPVASPVLLNRLPPLRAPEDLAGQPCIANTHFRDDPAWVLERGGEARTVGLAPILSLNDYGMIRTAALEGMGLARLPGFQVHRDLEAGALVRLLPDWKMPALPIHLVWPQRRNPPHRNRVFREFALAFFADPQRAALLR; translated from the coding sequence ATGGAAACAATCGCCGACCGGATCCAGCAGGCCATCGCCTTCCTCGCCGTGGTGGAGGAGGGGAGCTTCACCGCGGCCGCCGCGCGGCTCGGGAGCTCCAAGGCCCAGGTGAGCAAGCAGGTCTCCGCCCTCGAGGCGGGGCTGGGGGCGCAGCTCCTCTTCCGATCGACGCGCAGCCTCTCCCTCACCGAGACCGGCAGGCTCTACCTCGACTATTGCCGGCAGCTCCGCGACACGGCGCAGGCGGCGGAGCAGGCCGTGGCGGCGTCGCGCCACGAGGTGGCGGGGATCCTGCGGCTCAGCGCGGCACCCACCTTCGCCGGCGCCTTCCTCCTCGATCTCGTGCACGCCTTCCGCCGGCTCTACCCGGGGATCTCCTTCGAGCTCGACCTGAGCAGGCGCCGCAAGGACCTCGCCCGGGAAGGGATCGACTTCGGCTTCCGCTCCGGTCACAACGTGGACGAGGATCTCGTCGCCAGGCCCATCGGCCAGATGCGCGACGTGCCGGTGGCGAGCCCGGTGCTGCTCAACCGGCTGCCGCCGCTCCGCGCGCCGGAGGATCTGGCAGGGCAGCCCTGCATCGCGAACACCCACTTCCGGGACGATCCGGCCTGGGTGCTGGAGCGCGGCGGCGAGGCGCGGACCGTCGGGCTCGCGCCCATCCTCTCCCTCAACGACTACGGGATGATCCGCACCGCTGCCCTCGAGGGGATGGGGCTCGCGCGCCTGCCGGGCTTCCAGGTGCACCGGGATCTCGAGGCCGGCGCGCTGGTGCGGCTGCTGCCGGATTGGAAGATGCCCGCGCTGCCGATCCACCTCGTCTGGCCGCAGCGCCGGAACCCGCCCCACCGGAACCGGGTCTTCCGGGAGTTCGCCCTGGCCTTCTTCGCCGACCCGCAGCGCGCCGCGCTCCTGCGCTGA
- a CDS encoding short chain dehydrogenase, which translates to MRILLVGAGGTIGKAIAAELATRHEIIAAGRQSGAVQLDLTDERSIVRALADLAPLDAVISAAGNVAFGPLEELTSEQWEVGLRDKLMGQVNLARAAIPRLRDGGSITLTSGILSDTPIRHGASASLVNAGLEGFVRGAAIELPRGLRINAVSPTVLTESMPAIGAFFRGFESAPAARVALAYSRSVEGAETGKVYRVD; encoded by the coding sequence ATGAGGATTCTTCTGGTCGGCGCCGGCGGCACCATCGGAAAGGCGATCGCAGCCGAGCTCGCGACCCGCCACGAGATCATCGCAGCCGGCAGGCAGAGCGGCGCGGTGCAGCTCGATCTCACCGACGAGCGCAGCATCGTCCGGGCGCTGGCGGATCTGGCGCCGCTCGACGCGGTGATCAGCGCCGCAGGCAACGTGGCCTTCGGCCCGCTCGAGGAGCTCACCAGCGAGCAGTGGGAGGTCGGGCTCCGGGACAAGCTGATGGGCCAGGTGAACCTCGCCCGCGCGGCGATCCCGCGGCTGCGGGACGGCGGCTCGATCACCCTCACCAGCGGCATCCTCTCCGACACCCCGATCCGCCACGGCGCCTCCGCCTCCCTGGTGAACGCGGGGCTCGAGGGCTTCGTGCGCGGCGCTGCGATCGAGCTGCCCCGGGGCCTGCGGATCAACGCGGTGAGCCCCACCGTGCTCACCGAGTCGATGCCGGCGATCGGCGCCTTCTTCCGCGGCTTCGAATCGGCGCCTGCGGCCCGGGTGGCCCTGGCCTACAGCCGCAGCGTCGAGGGCGCGGAGACCGGCAAGGTCTACCGCGTCGACTGA
- a CDS encoding alpha/beta fold hydrolase, which translates to MEVEIVPPDRKRQLLLPTGRPIGWAEWGSEQGTPVLFCTGAGMSSSLGFGAEAIRALGIRLLCIDRPGLGRSAPDPEKSFGSWTADVAAVLTAEGIERPAAVAYSQGAPFAVALAGAGLVSALALVAGQDELAHPQVKALLPLQMAGLVDAIAADPAAFEASFDTQVDAEGMLALVLGMSAPHDRAFYEAPSFLAAYRRALQEGFAQGPAGYVRDFTLALRPWPIQPEVVRVPVHLWYGGRDTSPSHSPDFGASLERRFPNAALHLLPEEGGSLLWTRSGEILRALLSAVGQSTR; encoded by the coding sequence ATGGAAGTCGAGATCGTCCCACCGGATCGGAAGCGCCAGCTCCTGCTCCCCACCGGCCGCCCGATCGGCTGGGCGGAGTGGGGCAGCGAGCAGGGCACGCCGGTGCTCTTCTGCACCGGGGCCGGCATGTCCTCGTCGCTGGGCTTCGGCGCCGAGGCGATCCGCGCCCTCGGGATCCGGCTCCTCTGCATCGATCGCCCGGGCCTGGGGCGCTCGGCGCCCGATCCGGAGAAGAGCTTCGGGAGCTGGACAGCCGACGTCGCAGCCGTCCTCACGGCGGAGGGGATCGAGCGGCCCGCTGCGGTGGCCTACTCGCAGGGTGCGCCTTTCGCCGTGGCCCTGGCCGGCGCGGGCCTCGTCTCGGCGCTGGCGCTGGTCGCCGGGCAGGACGAGCTGGCCCACCCGCAGGTGAAGGCGCTCCTGCCCCTGCAGATGGCGGGGCTCGTCGACGCCATCGCCGCGGACCCAGCGGCCTTCGAGGCGTCCTTCGACACGCAGGTCGACGCGGAGGGCATGCTCGCCCTCGTGCTCGGGATGAGCGCGCCGCACGATCGCGCCTTCTACGAGGCGCCTTCCTTCCTCGCCGCGTACCGCAGGGCGCTGCAGGAGGGCTTCGCCCAGGGGCCCGCCGGCTACGTGCGGGACTTCACCCTGGCGCTCCGGCCCTGGCCGATCCAGCCGGAGGTGGTACGCGTTCCGGTGCACCTCTGGTACGGCGGCAGGGACACCAGCCCCAGCCATTCACCGGATTTCGGCGCTTCGCTGGAGCGGCGCTTCCCGAACGCGGCGCTCCATCTCCTCCCGGAGGAGGGCGGCTCGCTCCTCTGGACGAGGAGCGGTGAGATCCTCCGCGCGCTGCTCTCGGCGGTGGGTCAGTCGACGCGGTAG
- a CDS encoding site-2 protease family protein translates to MSEPSALDRLRALQAREAAQAAGPVPTRPRAGGWLGGIALAALLGLQLVGKLKFLALFAKLGKFATTAWTMVLMVWAYSLFYGWPFAAGLVLLVLVHELGHGAAAWRVGLRVGAPVFIPFVGAFIALKERPRSTLEDAVIGAGGPLFGTAGALGCIGLSALLPDAGLLLAIGYFGLILNLFNLLPVWGLDGDRMLAPVSARAGIAGVGFLGAAAIAMALHTGHLNPIGLIVVLVAGWQVGRRILRARQALPASALDRMERLLAAARRVPDDGVTPGQRAAAAAVYFGLATGLVILTAHLHDALPDVAF, encoded by the coding sequence ATGAGCGAGCCTTCGGCGCTGGATCGGCTCCGGGCGCTGCAGGCACGGGAAGCGGCGCAGGCTGCAGGCCCGGTCCCCACCCGGCCGCGGGCCGGTGGCTGGCTAGGCGGCATCGCCCTCGCCGCGCTCCTCGGCCTGCAGCTCGTCGGCAAGCTCAAATTCCTCGCGCTCTTCGCCAAGCTCGGCAAATTCGCCACCACCGCCTGGACGATGGTGCTGATGGTCTGGGCCTACTCGCTCTTCTACGGGTGGCCCTTCGCCGCAGGCCTCGTGCTCCTCGTCCTGGTGCACGAGCTCGGCCACGGCGCCGCCGCCTGGCGCGTGGGCCTGCGCGTCGGCGCACCGGTCTTCATCCCCTTCGTCGGCGCCTTCATCGCCCTGAAGGAGCGGCCGCGCTCGACCCTCGAGGACGCGGTGATCGGCGCCGGCGGCCCGCTCTTCGGCACGGCGGGGGCGCTCGGCTGCATCGGGCTCTCCGCGCTCCTGCCGGACGCGGGGCTGCTCCTCGCCATCGGCTACTTCGGCTTGATCCTCAACCTCTTCAACCTGCTGCCGGTCTGGGGACTCGACGGCGATCGGATGCTCGCCCCGGTCTCCGCCAGGGCGGGCATCGCCGGCGTCGGCTTCCTCGGCGCCGCGGCGATCGCCATGGCGCTGCACACCGGCCACCTGAACCCGATCGGCCTCATTGTCGTGCTGGTCGCTGGCTGGCAGGTGGGGCGGCGGATCCTCCGGGCGCGGCAGGCGCTGCCTGCGTCTGCGCTCGACCGGATGGAGCGCCTCCTCGCAGCGGCGAGAAGGGTGCCGGACGACGGCGTCACGCCGGGGCAGCGCGCCGCGGCAGCAGCCGTATACTTCGGGCTGGCCACCGGCCTCGTGATCCTCACCGCCCACCTCCACGACGCGCTGCCGGACGTGGCGTTTTGA
- a CDS encoding heavy metal translocating P-type ATPase, producing the protein MKLEAQGNAVHVEMPVQGMTCASCVRRVEKALHQVDGVETASVNFALGRASVAFDPQRTDRNALSKAVEEAGYLVPEAPVEEVELQVLGMTCAACVRRIEKALGAVSGVTEASVNLALKKARISYDATATSPAALAEAIVGAGYEVPEIPTPGVGGETARRMELADAAEDDERRVLKRDLVIALLLSAPLLVLGMSHGAIPGTDGPVGRFAQLVLATGVVFGPGWRFFRLAWAALRHKTADMNSLVALGVGAAWSYSTVAVLVPGLFPHAEHGATPHVYFEAAGWIITFLLLGKLLETRARRHLADAVRRLVSLQPKTARKLDGEVEVEVSVDAIGPGDVLVVRPGERIPIDGEIVKGNSSVDESMLTGESLPVEKAPGDVVFGGTVNQSGAFFFRVTRTGKGTALARIVEAVEQAQGSRAPIARLADVVSSWFVPIVLGIALVTFVIWLLVDPTATGLATAVERFVAVLVIACPCALGLATPAAVAVGTGRGAELGVLVKGGSALEAASRIDTVLLDKTGTITEGKPALTDVVRLGEGDEAELLAWVAAAEKPSEHPVARAIVQAAEARGLPLASAEDFRSVAGHGVEAVVDGKRIRVGTEGFLWLEGIATVELEAEAERLAAHGRTPSFVAVDGKLAGLVAIADRPTAEARAVIAGIRKLGIRVAMVTGDRERTARAVAAEVGIDEVHAGVKPEQKAGIVQEERSRGGTVAMVGDGINDAPALAGAHVGIAIGHGTDIAVAAADIALLRGGIAALPRALGLARATLRTIRQNLFWAFVYNTAGIPLAAGLFFPWTGWQLSPLFASAAMALSSVSVLANSLRLRGWGRDEV; encoded by the coding sequence ATGAAGCTCGAAGCGCAGGGAAACGCGGTTCACGTAGAGATGCCGGTACAGGGCATGACGTGCGCCAGCTGCGTGCGCCGGGTCGAGAAGGCGCTCCACCAGGTGGACGGCGTCGAGACCGCATCGGTCAATTTCGCGCTGGGCCGGGCCTCCGTCGCCTTCGATCCGCAGCGGACCGACCGCAACGCCCTGTCGAAGGCCGTGGAGGAGGCAGGCTACCTGGTGCCCGAGGCGCCGGTGGAGGAGGTCGAGCTGCAGGTGCTCGGGATGACCTGCGCCGCCTGCGTCCGCCGGATCGAGAAGGCGCTCGGCGCCGTGTCCGGCGTGACCGAGGCGTCGGTCAACCTCGCCCTCAAGAAGGCGCGGATCTCGTACGACGCCACCGCGACCTCGCCTGCTGCACTGGCCGAGGCGATCGTCGGCGCCGGGTACGAGGTGCCGGAGATCCCGACGCCCGGCGTCGGCGGCGAGACGGCCAGGCGCATGGAGCTCGCCGATGCGGCGGAGGACGACGAGCGGCGGGTGCTCAAGCGGGATCTCGTAATCGCGCTGCTCCTGAGCGCGCCGCTCCTGGTGCTCGGGATGTCCCACGGCGCCATCCCCGGCACCGACGGCCCCGTCGGCCGCTTCGCCCAGCTCGTGCTCGCCACCGGTGTCGTCTTCGGCCCGGGCTGGCGCTTCTTCCGCCTCGCCTGGGCGGCGCTCCGCCACAAGACCGCGGACATGAACTCGCTGGTCGCCCTCGGCGTCGGCGCGGCGTGGAGCTACTCGACGGTGGCGGTGCTGGTCCCGGGGCTCTTTCCCCATGCCGAGCACGGCGCGACGCCGCACGTCTATTTCGAGGCAGCCGGCTGGATCATCACCTTCCTGCTCCTCGGCAAGCTCCTCGAGACCCGCGCCCGCAGGCACCTGGCCGACGCGGTGCGGCGCCTCGTCTCCCTGCAGCCGAAGACCGCCCGCAAGCTGGACGGCGAGGTCGAGGTAGAGGTCTCCGTCGACGCGATCGGCCCCGGCGACGTGCTGGTGGTGCGTCCCGGCGAGCGGATCCCCATCGACGGCGAGATCGTGAAGGGCAACTCCTCGGTCGACGAGTCGATGCTCACCGGCGAGAGCCTGCCCGTGGAGAAGGCCCCGGGCGACGTCGTCTTCGGCGGCACGGTGAACCAGAGCGGCGCCTTCTTCTTCCGCGTCACCCGCACCGGCAAGGGCACCGCCCTCGCGCGGATCGTCGAGGCGGTGGAGCAGGCGCAGGGCTCGCGGGCGCCGATCGCCCGCCTCGCCGACGTGGTGAGCAGCTGGTTCGTGCCCATCGTCCTCGGCATCGCCCTCGTGACCTTCGTGATCTGGCTGCTGGTCGATCCCACCGCGACCGGTCTCGCCACCGCGGTGGAGCGCTTCGTCGCGGTGCTGGTCATCGCCTGCCCCTGCGCCCTGGGGCTGGCCACGCCCGCTGCGGTCGCGGTGGGAACGGGTAGGGGAGCGGAGCTCGGCGTCCTGGTGAAGGGCGGCTCCGCCCTCGAGGCAGCCAGCCGGATCGACACGGTGCTCCTCGACAAGACCGGCACCATCACCGAGGGCAAGCCCGCCCTCACCGACGTGGTCCGGCTGGGAGAGGGCGACGAGGCGGAGCTGCTCGCCTGGGTGGCAGCTGCGGAGAAGCCCAGCGAGCACCCGGTGGCCCGCGCCATCGTCCAGGCGGCGGAGGCGCGCGGGCTGCCGCTCGCTTCCGCGGAGGATTTCCGCTCCGTCGCCGGCCACGGCGTCGAGGCGGTGGTCGACGGCAAGCGGATCCGGGTGGGCACCGAGGGCTTCCTCTGGCTCGAGGGGATCGCGACCGTCGAGCTCGAGGCGGAGGCGGAGCGCCTCGCCGCCCACGGCAGGACGCCCTCGTTCGTCGCCGTCGACGGGAAGCTCGCAGGCCTGGTGGCCATCGCCGACAGGCCCACTGCCGAGGCCCGTGCGGTGATCGCCGGGATCCGCAAGCTGGGGATCCGGGTGGCGATGGTCACCGGCGATCGGGAGCGGACCGCCAGGGCGGTCGCAGCGGAGGTCGGGATCGACGAGGTCCATGCGGGCGTGAAGCCGGAGCAGAAGGCCGGCATCGTCCAGGAGGAGCGCAGCCGCGGCGGCACCGTCGCCATGGTGGGCGACGGCATCAACGACGCGCCGGCGCTCGCCGGGGCCCACGTCGGCATCGCCATCGGCCACGGCACGGACATCGCGGTGGCGGCTGCCGACATCGCGCTCCTCCGGGGCGGCATCGCCGCGCTGCCCCGGGCGCTGGGGCTGGCCCGGGCCACCCTGCGGACCATCCGCCAGAACCTCTTCTGGGCCTTCGTCTACAACACCGCGGGCATCCCGCTGGCCGCCGGCCTCTTCTTCCCCTGGACCGGCTGGCAGCTCTCGCCGCTCTTCGCCAGCGCGGCGATGGCCCTCTCCAGCGTCTCGGTCCTCGCCAACTCCCTGCGCCTGCGTGGCTGGGGGCGAGACGAGGTCTGA
- a CDS encoding heavy-metal-associated domain-containing protein codes for MSETILDVMGMSCPSCVRHIDEALRGVDGVETVEVRLADGTVAVRHETGAAPVQTLIAALRDAGYDALPAD; via the coding sequence ATGAGCGAGACGATTCTCGACGTGATGGGAATGAGCTGCCCCTCGTGCGTGCGGCACATCGACGAGGCGCTGCGCGGCGTCGACGGGGTGGAGACGGTCGAGGTCCGCCTCGCGGACGGCACGGTGGCGGTCCGCCACGAGACCGGCGCCGCCCCGGTGCAGACGTTGATCGCCGCCCTCCGCGACGCGGGCTACGACGCCCTGCCTGCCGACTGA
- a CDS encoding NAD(P)/FAD-dependent oxidoreductase encodes MNVIVGAGVAALRAAEGMREGGYDGPIIMISGEQELPYEKPPLSKSFLLGTEGPESVRLKPAADYDDLGVKLELGTRVVGLEIPERRLLFEDGRKRTFDQLLVATGAAPRWPQIAGVALDGVVALRTLQDAVSLRERLERSHRLLVVGAGLVGLEVAATARRLGKEVVVVEKAPGPLARLLGPHAAAAKPLVAIHREHGAEIRTGTSVVAFLGQSRVEGAVLDTGTVVACDLVLLALGVEPAVDWLRGSGIVLADGIPVDGRGETEIPGIFAAGDVARTFHHRFGRSLRLESYGNAWAQGYEAGRAMAGLQPAGESALPVASTEQYGHRMQVVGLPDAGDRVVVRGAMEEASFVTFFLAGDRLVGAFGMNRPRDMLQARKAIAAQTPVDPRRLAQDGEPLAAA; translated from the coding sequence ATGAACGTCATCGTGGGTGCGGGTGTGGCGGCGCTGCGGGCTGCCGAGGGGATGCGTGAGGGAGGCTACGACGGCCCGATCATCATGATCAGCGGGGAGCAGGAGCTTCCCTACGAGAAGCCGCCGCTCTCCAAATCCTTCCTCCTCGGCACCGAGGGGCCGGAGAGCGTCCGGCTGAAGCCTGCAGCGGACTACGACGACCTGGGGGTGAAGCTCGAGCTCGGCACCAGGGTCGTGGGTCTCGAGATCCCCGAGCGTCGGCTCCTCTTCGAGGACGGGCGGAAGCGGACCTTCGATCAGCTCCTCGTCGCCACGGGCGCCGCCCCGCGCTGGCCGCAGATCGCAGGCGTCGCCCTCGACGGCGTCGTCGCGCTGCGCACCCTGCAGGACGCCGTCTCGCTCCGGGAGCGCCTCGAGCGGAGCCATCGCCTGCTGGTGGTGGGCGCCGGCCTCGTCGGCCTCGAGGTCGCGGCGACCGCGCGGCGGCTCGGCAAGGAGGTCGTGGTGGTCGAGAAGGCGCCGGGGCCCCTGGCGCGCCTCCTCGGCCCCCATGCCGCTGCAGCGAAGCCGCTCGTCGCCATCCACCGCGAACACGGCGCGGAGATCCGCACCGGCACCAGCGTCGTCGCCTTCCTCGGCCAAAGCCGGGTCGAGGGCGCGGTGCTCGACACCGGCACCGTCGTCGCCTGCGATCTCGTCCTGCTCGCCCTGGGCGTGGAGCCCGCCGTCGACTGGCTCCGCGGCTCGGGGATCGTCCTCGCCGACGGCATCCCCGTGGATGGCCGCGGCGAGACCGAGATCCCCGGCATCTTCGCCGCCGGCGACGTCGCCCGCACCTTCCACCACCGCTTCGGGCGCAGCCTCCGTCTCGAGAGCTACGGCAACGCCTGGGCCCAGGGCTACGAGGCGGGGCGGGCCATGGCCGGCCTGCAGCCAGCAGGCGAAAGCGCGCTTCCGGTCGCCTCCACCGAGCAGTACGGCCACCGCATGCAGGTCGTCGGCCTTCCCGACGCTGGGGACCGGGTCGTCGTCCGCGGCGCGATGGAGGAGGCCTCTTTCGTCACCTTCTTCCTCGCGGGCGATCGCCTCGTGGGCGCGTTCGGGATGAACCGGCCGCGGGACATGCTCCAGGCGCGCAAGGCAATCGCCGCGCAGACGCCCGTCGATCCGCGTCGTCTGGCGCAGGACGGCGAGCCGCTCGCAGCCGCTTGA
- a CDS encoding ATP-binding protein, giving the protein METIHPEAGGLAERAGPSGALGPVRAVRRAAELARTAAAIADVLEGTVHLLGAATGASRAFVLELHRSDGHQVRVRASWPFDEPDAIGPAAGRWLAPIGAGHEARFQGDAPLAQVLLVPILVEEEPWGALGLADVDPAREWSAGERDVVHACADQIALRLAAARTEPERQRLLAEAQALAGCAIRDASERQAVLSAIACGVWVFDDKGTAGFANAAAARVLRVPNRETLLRPIAAYAELVSVSTLDGKQLSTEELPPMRALQGETSHELPLRLDLPSGQRRMVRASASPVRDADGRISGAVMVVTDATEELRFQQMQDQFVRVAAHELKTPVAIMKGFAQLLQRSGSGTDANARRLEAIVRGADRIDRIVQDLLEVSLLTAGKLSIQRGPVDLGALLRELVHTHQPRTSAHTFALHGDPARVEGDRDRLAYVFDRILDNAVRYTPAGGPIGIAIASGPASVTIAVQDRGIGIPRASQERIFEPFFRAHADTAHDYGGMGVGLYISRMIVRLHGGEITFRSEPGAGSRFVVELPRGRA; this is encoded by the coding sequence ATGGAGACCATCCATCCGGAGGCGGGTGGGCTGGCGGAGCGCGCCGGCCCTTCCGGAGCGCTCGGGCCGGTGCGCGCGGTGCGTCGCGCCGCCGAGCTGGCGCGGACCGCGGCGGCGATCGCGGACGTGCTGGAGGGGACGGTCCATCTGCTCGGCGCGGCCACCGGCGCCTCGCGGGCCTTCGTCCTCGAGCTGCACCGCAGCGACGGACACCAGGTTCGGGTCCGGGCGAGCTGGCCCTTCGATGAACCCGATGCAATCGGCCCCGCCGCGGGCCGCTGGCTCGCGCCGATCGGCGCGGGCCACGAGGCCCGCTTCCAGGGCGATGCGCCGCTGGCGCAGGTCCTCCTGGTGCCCATCCTCGTCGAGGAGGAGCCCTGGGGCGCGCTCGGCCTGGCCGATGTCGATCCCGCGCGGGAGTGGAGCGCCGGGGAGCGGGACGTGGTGCATGCCTGCGCCGACCAGATCGCGCTGCGGCTGGCAGCGGCGCGCACCGAGCCCGAACGACAGCGCCTCCTCGCCGAGGCGCAGGCCCTCGCGGGCTGCGCGATCCGCGATGCGTCGGAGCGCCAGGCCGTCCTCTCCGCCATCGCCTGCGGCGTCTGGGTCTTCGACGACAAGGGCACCGCAGGCTTCGCCAACGCTGCCGCTGCGCGGGTGCTCCGCGTTCCGAACCGGGAGACGCTGCTTCGTCCCATCGCCGCGTACGCGGAGCTCGTCTCCGTCTCCACCCTCGACGGAAAGCAGCTCTCGACCGAGGAGCTTCCGCCGATGCGCGCGCTGCAGGGCGAGACCAGCCACGAGCTCCCCCTGCGGCTCGATCTGCCCTCGGGCCAGCGACGCATGGTCCGGGCGAGCGCCTCCCCCGTCCGTGATGCAGACGGGAGGATTTCCGGGGCGGTGATGGTGGTCACCGACGCCACCGAGGAGCTCCGCTTCCAGCAGATGCAGGATCAGTTCGTGCGGGTCGCCGCCCACGAGCTGAAGACGCCGGTGGCGATCATGAAGGGCTTCGCCCAGCTCCTGCAGCGAAGCGGGAGCGGCACGGACGCAAACGCCCGCAGGCTCGAGGCGATCGTGCGCGGCGCCGACCGGATCGACCGGATCGTGCAGGACCTCCTCGAAGTTTCACTCCTGACCGCGGGCAAGCTCTCCATCCAGCGCGGCCCCGTCGACCTCGGCGCCCTGCTCCGTGAGCTGGTCCACACCCACCAGCCGCGGACGAGCGCCCACACCTTCGCGCTCCACGGAGATCCCGCACGCGTCGAGGGCGATCGCGACCGCCTCGCCTACGTCTTCGACCGCATCCTCGACAACGCGGTCCGCTACACACCGGCGGGTGGCCCGATCGGGATCGCCATCGCCTCGGGGCCTGCGTCCGTCACCATCGCCGTGCAGGACCGGGGGATCGGGATCCCCCGTGCCAGCCAGGAGCGGATCTTCGAGCCCTTCTTCCGGGCCCACGCCGACACGGCCCACGACTATGGCGGCATGGGGGTGGGGCTCTACATCTCGCGGATGATCGTGCGGCTGCACGGCGGCGAGATCACCTTCCGGAGCGAGCCCGGTGCCGGAAGCCGCTTCGTCGTCGAGCTGCCGCGGGGGCGCGCGTGA
- a CDS encoding response regulator, protein MIPRILVVDDDADILALLEDMLSMEGYEVCTAANGQLALQELEKRRPQLILLDMKMPVMDGRAFARCLRERHGDAIPFLVLTAAADVRNAALEVQAHGWLGKPFDLDELLRTVAGQLAAARCPA, encoded by the coding sequence GTGATCCCCCGCATCCTCGTCGTCGACGACGACGCCGACATCCTCGCGCTGCTCGAAGACATGCTCTCGATGGAGGGCTACGAGGTCTGCACCGCAGCCAACGGCCAGCTGGCGCTGCAGGAGCTGGAGAAGCGGCGCCCGCAGCTCATCCTCCTCGACATGAAAATGCCGGTGATGGACGGGAGGGCCTTCGCGCGCTGCCTGCGCGAGCGGCACGGCGACGCGATCCCGTTCCTCGTGCTGACCGCCGCCGCCGACGTGCGCAACGCTGCGCTCGAGGTGCAGGCCCACGGCTGGCTCGGCAAGCCCTTCGACCTCGACGAGCTGCTACGGACGGTGGCGGGGCAGCTCGCCGCAGCGCGCTGCCCCGCCTGA
- a CDS encoding MFS transporter, protein MSNTRPDPKRWWALALLCAAQFIVILDTSIIGVALPSIQQALGIAQGDLQWVFNAYVIAFGGLLLLGGRLSDLFGQRRIFMAGFAILTGASLLAGMAPDDTTLLAGRALQGLGAALIAPSALTALMMLFTDPRELSKALGFWGASAAAGGTAGVFLGGVITEWLSWRWTFLINVPMGVAVLLLAPMLLQRGARRQGSVDIAGALSVTGAVVAAVSAIVGAEQVGWGSARTLGLLSVAAMLLVAFVLIQRSVRAPLVPLRIFRAPNLTAGNLVMALLAAAWIPLWFFLNLYLQQVLGLSAFKGGLALLPMTLAIMALMMAVTARVVNRFGFKPTLVAGLLLLVGSLVLLAQAPAAGSFVAHVLPASLIAALGMSLAYIPATMAAMSGAAPEEMGLASGLVNTSYQVGSALGLAAMVAVSGAWTASAGGTGPEALTAGFHAGFVGAAAFAALAALLTLAWLRAPRGAPAAEAPVVPMG, encoded by the coding sequence ATGTCGAACACTCGTCCCGACCCGAAGCGATGGTGGGCACTCGCGCTCCTCTGCGCCGCGCAGTTCATCGTCATCCTCGACACCTCGATCATCGGCGTGGCACTGCCCTCGATCCAGCAGGCGCTGGGCATCGCGCAGGGTGATCTGCAGTGGGTCTTCAACGCGTACGTGATCGCCTTTGGCGGGCTGCTGCTCCTCGGTGGGCGGCTCTCCGATCTCTTCGGCCAGCGCCGGATCTTCATGGCGGGCTTCGCCATCCTCACCGGCGCTTCGCTCCTCGCGGGCATGGCCCCCGACGACACCACCCTCCTCGCGGGCCGCGCCCTGCAGGGTCTCGGCGCCGCGCTGATCGCGCCGAGCGCGCTCACCGCCCTGATGATGCTCTTCACCGATCCCCGGGAGCTCTCGAAGGCCCTCGGTTTCTGGGGGGCGTCCGCTGCAGCGGGCGGCACCGCCGGCGTCTTCCTCGGCGGCGTGATCACCGAGTGGCTCTCCTGGCGCTGGACCTTCCTGATCAACGTGCCGATGGGGGTCGCGGTGCTCCTCCTCGCGCCGATGCTCCTCCAGCGCGGCGCGCGGCGGCAGGGCAGCGTTGACATCGCCGGCGCCCTCTCGGTCACCGGCGCGGTGGTCGCTGCGGTCTCCGCCATCGTCGGCGCCGAGCAGGTGGGCTGGGGCTCTGCCCGCACCCTCGGCCTCCTCTCCGTGGCGGCGATGCTCCTGGTGGCCTTCGTGCTCATCCAGCGCAGCGTCCGGGCGCCGCTCGTTCCGCTGCGGATCTTCCGGGCGCCGAACCTCACCGCCGGCAACCTGGTGATGGCGCTCCTCGCCGCTGCCTGGATCCCGCTCTGGTTCTTCCTCAACCTTTACCTGCAGCAGGTGCTCGGGCTCTCCGCCTTCAAGGGCGGCCTCGCGCTCCTTCCCATGACGCTTGCGATCATGGCGCTGATGATGGCGGTGACGGCCCGGGTGGTGAACCGCTTCGGCTTCAAGCCGACGCTGGTTGCGGGGCTGCTCCTGCTGGTGGGCTCCCTCGTGCTCCTTGCGCAGGCGCCCGCTGCAGGGAGCTTCGTCGCCCACGTGCTGCCCGCCTCGCTGATCGCGGCGCTCGGCATGTCGCTCGCCTATATCCCCGCGACGATGGCGGCGATGTCCGGCGCGGCGCCGGAGGAGATGGGTCTCGCCTCGGGCCTCGTCAACACCAGCTACCAGGTGGGCTCGGCGCTGGGGCTCGCGGCGATGGTGGCGGTCTCCGGCGCGTGGACTGCAAGCGCCGGGGGCACGGGCCCCGAGGCGCTGACCGCTGGTTTCCACGCCGGCTTCGTCGGCGCCGCGGCCTTCGCCGCCCTCGCCGCGCTCCTCACCCTGGCGTGGCTGCGTGCGCCGCGGGGCGCGCCTGCTGCAGAAGCACCGGTCGTGCCGATGGGCTGA